Proteins encoded by one window of Desulfovibrio ferrophilus:
- a CDS encoding TetR/AcrR family transcriptional regulator has translation MKTQKQGTRERIIEAGARIIHKNGFNNTGLKEILDAADIPKGSFYFYFKNKEDFGLQVVDHYVAHFGQMAMEILAGTDGSPLMRFRVLHEKFRDFYQAQECSLGCPVGNLAQEMGDLSPAFRKRLSNAIDGMASMYCSVLAEAQQAGALDPALDVREVSYFLVSGWHGALVRMKVTKDIEPLNLFMRMAFERVLGVPLPE, from the coding sequence ATGAAGACTCAAAAGCAGGGAACCCGCGAACGCATTATTGAGGCCGGCGCGCGGATCATTCACAAAAATGGCTTCAACAACACGGGGCTCAAGGAGATCCTTGATGCCGCTGATATTCCCAAGGGCTCCTTCTATTTCTATTTCAAGAATAAGGAGGATTTCGGGCTTCAGGTTGTGGACCATTATGTGGCGCATTTTGGGCAAATGGCTATGGAGATTCTTGCCGGGACCGACGGCTCGCCTCTGATGCGGTTCAGAGTGCTTCATGAAAAGTTTCGAGATTTTTATCAGGCTCAGGAATGTTCTCTCGGATGCCCTGTGGGCAACCTGGCGCAAGAGATGGGGGACTTGAGTCCCGCCTTTCGCAAGCGTTTGTCGAACGCCATTGACGGCATGGCTAGCATGTACTGCTCTGTGCTGGCAGAGGCACAACAAGCAGGGGCGCTCGACCCTGCCTTGGATGTGCGCGAGGTTTCCTATTTCCTTGTGTCCGGCTGGCACGGTGCCTTGGTGCGCATGAAGGTGACCAAGGATATCGAGCCACTGAACCTGTTCATGCGCATGGCCTTTGAGCGGGTGCTGGGCGTTCCGTTGCCCGAGTAG
- a CDS encoding tetratricopeptide repeat protein: protein MDQAHEFKTICVVSGQEDHLRRDKLNIKRLRPKTIMGFSSGGEGAGFLANQDVDCIICDSNLDDMDGCKFMRIIRQMPRHRMTPIIMVTVENQKNAVLDSIAAGCTGYVLRPYSEETLERHLMMAVQLQRFSEIEVEQLKHAQDMVDQGDFDDAIEEFEEILSLQDEAQKYYDMGCDYLIRQKYGKAIISFNKALKINDLFAEAYQGLAEAYKGKGNLDRFKGYLQKAAEVHAQFDRLEQAKTIFIEILKHDTKAPNPYNTLGVRLRRAGDYPGAVRAYRRALEITPKDENIYFNISKAYFYMGERKKAQQDLKLSLDINPHFPEAAKFYKEVTGRPWSPPSGEPISAAQDTKRAETIKDI, encoded by the coding sequence ATGGACCAAGCGCACGAATTCAAAACCATCTGCGTCGTCTCCGGCCAGGAAGATCATCTACGCAGGGACAAGCTGAACATCAAACGGCTTCGCCCCAAGACGATCATGGGCTTTTCTTCTGGTGGAGAGGGCGCAGGATTCCTTGCCAACCAAGATGTGGACTGCATCATCTGCGACTCCAACCTTGACGACATGGACGGTTGCAAATTCATGCGGATTATCCGCCAGATGCCCCGGCACCGCATGACGCCCATTATCATGGTCACGGTGGAGAACCAGAAGAATGCTGTGCTGGACTCCATCGCCGCCGGTTGCACGGGCTACGTCCTTCGCCCATATTCAGAAGAAACCCTTGAACGCCACCTGATGATGGCAGTGCAGTTGCAACGCTTCTCCGAAATCGAAGTTGAACAACTCAAACACGCTCAGGACATGGTGGATCAGGGCGACTTTGATGACGCAATTGAAGAATTCGAAGAAATACTTTCGCTGCAGGACGAGGCCCAAAAATACTACGACATGGGCTGCGACTATTTGATCCGCCAAAAGTACGGCAAGGCGATCATCTCTTTCAACAAGGCGCTCAAGATCAACGATCTTTTCGCCGAGGCCTATCAGGGACTGGCCGAAGCCTACAAGGGCAAGGGCAATCTGGACCGCTTCAAGGGCTACCTGCAAAAGGCCGCCGAGGTTCACGCCCAGTTCGATCGGCTGGAACAGGCCAAAACCATCTTCATCGAGATTCTCAAGCACGATACCAAGGCTCCCAATCCATACAACACTCTGGGTGTCCGATTGCGTCGAGCCGGTGACTATCCCGGTGCGGTTCGGGCCTACCGCCGAGCCTTGGAGATCACTCCGAAAGACGAGAACATCTACTTCAATATTTCAAAGGCCTACTTCTATATGGGCGAGCGCAAAAAGGCCCAACAGGACCTGAAACTCTCTTTGGATATTAATCCGCATTTTCCCGAGGCAGCCAAATTCTACAAGGAAGTCACGGGCAGACCCTGGTCACCGCCCTCTGGCGAGCCTATCTCCGCTGCCCAGGACACCAAAAGAGCCGAGACCATCAAAGACATCTGA
- a CDS encoding OmpA/MotB family protein: protein MPGPVKFKRTEREQGGAWELSFADMMTLILCFFILMVTVSEVNREQYEVVAESLGEAMGTKAPEPEAPMIPAEWRQRLKSMEDVRHEITARTRHASDALSLEMRPNAVAVNLRGAVFFELGSAELTPTALEILADIAPPLMGIPYRMTVEGHTDNIPIKSSAFPSNWELSAARASAVARYFIDHGFPRDHVQVMGLADTRPKRPNMDIHGNAIAENQAQNRRIVILVEPME from the coding sequence ATGCCCGGTCCGGTCAAGTTCAAGCGCACCGAGCGCGAGCAGGGCGGGGCGTGGGAATTGTCCTTCGCGGACATGATGACGCTGATTCTTTGTTTTTTTATTCTCATGGTCACGGTGTCTGAGGTGAACCGTGAGCAGTACGAGGTGGTGGCCGAGTCGTTGGGCGAGGCCATGGGGACCAAGGCTCCGGAACCGGAAGCGCCCATGATTCCGGCGGAGTGGCGCCAAAGGCTCAAGAGTATGGAGGACGTCCGGCATGAAATTACTGCGCGTACCCGCCATGCTTCAGATGCTCTGTCCCTGGAGATGCGTCCCAATGCTGTGGCGGTAAACCTGCGGGGAGCAGTGTTCTTCGAATTGGGCAGCGCGGAGTTGACCCCCACGGCCCTTGAGATTCTGGCCGACATTGCGCCGCCGCTGATGGGTATCCCCTATCGCATGACGGTGGAAGGTCACACCGACAACATCCCGATCAAGTCTTCGGCATTTCCATCGAATTGGGAGTTGTCAGCCGCACGGGCCTCTGCCGTGGCACGCTATTTCATTGATCACGGTTTTCCTCGTGATCATGTTCAGGTCATGGGACTGGCAGATACACGTCCCAAGCGCCCCAATATGGATATTCACGGGAACGCCATAGCCGAGAATCAGGCTCAGAACAGACGTATTGTGATTCTAGTTGAGCCGATGGAGTAG
- a CDS encoding motility protein A, translated as MNVATIIGILFGMGVLGFATFFATSSVAVFLNLPGLAIVLGGTAAATFICYPMREVARVFQLFLIALGREELPMGEYVNALVRLAKDSSTKGKVHLEKQIPGIDNEFLHDAIQMVVDGYSREEIAEILDTRIQQTYEQEMSSAGIYRTMSRLSPAFGIIGTLIGLIAMMQAMGSNLGEIGPAMATALTTTLYGILLANMVFLPIAVKVEKRIEERVILMSLVRDGTLFIKDKAPAAIVLDKLKAYLPPRRWSTITVMKSVGKPRRKA; from the coding sequence GTGAACGTCGCCACAATTATCGGCATCCTGTTCGGCATGGGCGTGTTGGGGTTCGCAACTTTTTTTGCTACATCCAGCGTTGCCGTCTTTTTGAACTTACCTGGCTTGGCCATCGTGCTGGGCGGGACCGCCGCTGCGACTTTCATTTGCTATCCTATGCGTGAGGTCGCGCGCGTGTTCCAGCTGTTCCTCATCGCCCTGGGGCGAGAGGAGTTGCCCATGGGCGAATACGTCAACGCCCTGGTGCGTCTGGCCAAGGATTCGTCCACCAAGGGTAAGGTTCATCTGGAGAAGCAAATTCCTGGTATTGATAACGAATTTTTGCATGACGCCATTCAGATGGTGGTGGATGGATACTCGCGCGAGGAAATTGCAGAGATTCTGGATACCCGTATTCAGCAGACCTACGAGCAGGAGATGTCCTCGGCGGGCATCTATCGCACCATGTCTCGGCTCTCACCGGCCTTCGGGATTATCGGAACGCTCATTGGGCTGATTGCAATGATGCAGGCCATGGGCAGTAATCTTGGCGAAATCGGACCGGCCATGGCCACGGCCCTGACCACGACCTTGTACGGTATCCTGCTGGCCAATATGGTCTTTTTACCCATTGCCGTGAAGGTCGAGAAGCGCATTGAAGAGCGGGTGATTCTGATGTCGCTGGTGCGCGATGGCACGCTGTTTATCAAGGACAAGGCTCCGGCTGCCATTGTTCTTGATAAGCTCAAGGCCTATCTGCCACCGCGTCGATGGAGCACCATCACGGTCATGAAGAGCGTGGGCAAGCCTCGGAGAAAGGCCTGA
- a CDS encoding cyclic nucleotide-binding domain-containing protein translates to MDFNSDTKYKTLHKGQVIFKEDQKSSVAYMLKTGRISLYRILNNKKVVLAEVTPGQIFGEEGLLGGGTRIANAVAEEPCEIIVMDRDTFQAMLLKSPAPIQRLARFLIEQVRAVNRRVAESSTGNVFLSVCGILEMMYKAHIHSPKSGGKAGQTSGLSYAEFSRTAKDILLVTQLEIDEVVTRLRKLKIIDVNDVRKAVMKKDALGRSRKTSDFLKDRTLTIPDLAKFMSVARNLSQEMPADKAPFTQCLEFIDIYEFAELVESKPETIYKKMSYKEIPETYFFMHKPTVEAWVGEVGTEFFQRVKKKRVKLEDLETVNDIVYVDNAALQDCFSSLGFHKVAILASMAGDEARSRIFSNLSKKMSKIVQEQAMSIENLDEMEAADAEDELIETIKRIKGLIK, encoded by the coding sequence ATGGATTTCAATTCCGATACAAAGTACAAGACTCTGCACAAGGGTCAGGTGATCTTCAAGGAAGACCAGAAAAGTTCCGTGGCCTATATGCTCAAGACAGGCCGTATCAGTCTGTATCGTATTCTCAACAACAAGAAAGTGGTGCTGGCGGAAGTGACACCCGGGCAGATCTTCGGAGAGGAAGGGCTGCTCGGCGGGGGAACGCGTATTGCCAATGCAGTGGCCGAGGAGCCTTGCGAGATCATTGTTATGGACCGGGACACGTTCCAGGCTATGCTCCTGAAGAGCCCTGCGCCGATCCAGCGTCTGGCCCGTTTTCTGATTGAGCAGGTCCGTGCGGTGAACAGGCGCGTAGCGGAAAGCAGCACGGGGAATGTCTTTCTGTCCGTGTGTGGGATTTTGGAGATGATGTACAAGGCTCACATCCATTCCCCTAAGAGCGGTGGCAAGGCAGGGCAGACTTCCGGCTTGTCCTATGCGGAGTTCTCGCGCACCGCCAAGGATATCCTGCTGGTGACCCAGCTTGAAATTGACGAGGTTGTGACCCGCTTGCGCAAGTTGAAGATTATTGACGTGAATGATGTGCGCAAGGCCGTGATGAAGAAGGACGCCCTGGGTCGATCCCGCAAGACGTCCGATTTTCTGAAGGATCGTACCCTCACCATTCCAGACCTTGCTAAGTTCATGAGCGTGGCCCGTAACCTGTCTCAGGAAATGCCCGCAGACAAGGCCCCGTTTACCCAGTGTTTGGAGTTTATCGATATCTATGAATTTGCCGAGCTTGTCGAGTCCAAGCCCGAGACGATCTACAAGAAGATGAGCTACAAGGAGATTCCGGAAACCTATTTCTTCATGCACAAGCCGACTGTTGAGGCATGGGTCGGGGAAGTGGGTACCGAATTTTTCCAGCGGGTCAAGAAGAAACGCGTCAAGCTTGAAGATCTGGAGACCGTCAACGACATCGTTTATGTGGACAATGCGGCCCTACAGGACTGCTTCTCTTCCCTGGGATTTCACAAGGTGGCCATTCTGGCTTCCATGGCCGGTGACGAGGCGCGCAGTCGCATCTTCTCGAATCTCTCCAAGAAGATGTCCAAGATCGTTCAGGAGCAGGCCATGTCCATCGAGAATCTCGATGAGATGGAAGCCGCAGATGCCGAGGACGAACTCATCGAGACCATCAAGCGCATCAAGGGGCTCATCAAGTGA
- a CDS encoding HD domain-containing phosphohydrolase, with protein MGDDEKQGQGTTPPEKPVACVPGTRVDRLSAFQLYHLNKYAEIGMALSGEANVNRLLEMIIHEARAITDADAGTLYLVNEDATHLDFVILQNDTMNTRMGGTSGVEINLPPVPLMVDGKANRSNVSSHVALTGEIVNIADVYESEEFDFTGPRKYDEATGYRSKSMLVIPMRNHENDIIGVLQLLNAQDIAAGGCITEFSDDRVVLVASLASQAAAALTKTRLIKDLKDLFYAFIKSIANAIEEKSPYTGGHINRVVDISMMIARRINEIDDGPFSEVHFNEDELEELKLSAWLHDIGKIITPEWVVDKASKLQTIYDRAELVALRFDLISKCIETECLASKAEQLALGAGPQALAETDARCADALQELSEERAFVMSCNEPGEFMSDERIERLKGIATKTYEVNGEERPYLTENELLNLCIRKGTLTGSEREIIEDHASMTGTMLSELPFPKKLSRVPEYASSHHEKLDGSGYPQGLKDDDLPLQARIMAVADIFEALTAKDRPYKKPMPLSQAVKILGFMKKDRHIDPEVHDLFLSSGLFREYAEMELNPDQFDEVDVPPDLTMRTVLIAGVGDFEALTERLLTWGADLELEPSLGKAELATIEAYGTCKPYRIVFIPADDQGWKLVSQLVDNEGFPMHSLVMFSDAPDDEDRLYAQTLGLAGVIALPAQEQELSAVAFSIVNGHRYSEGVNPALCLMGKARLRAKNEDGGPSILVVDDSANTRMLVKYYLADKHYRLAFAENGRGGVEAYTKSHFDMVIMGTHLTGMDGFAAARAIRNWEGESKTQPVPLLAITAHYIPDDGQRSLDAGYTDYIERPFTKPKLLKLVEQYIR; from the coding sequence ATGGGCGATGATGAAAAGCAGGGGCAAGGAACCACTCCGCCGGAGAAACCCGTGGCGTGTGTCCCTGGAACCCGCGTGGATCGGCTTTCAGCCTTTCAACTCTATCACCTGAATAAGTATGCCGAGATCGGCATGGCGCTGTCTGGTGAGGCAAACGTCAATCGTTTGCTTGAAATGATCATTCATGAAGCGCGCGCCATTACCGACGCTGATGCAGGCACGCTGTATCTCGTCAACGAGGACGCGACCCATCTGGATTTTGTCATCCTCCAGAATGATACGATGAATACCCGTATGGGTGGTACCTCGGGAGTGGAGATCAACCTGCCTCCGGTCCCCTTGATGGTAGATGGGAAAGCCAACCGATCGAATGTCTCGTCGCATGTCGCACTGACTGGTGAGATCGTTAATATCGCCGATGTCTATGAATCCGAGGAATTCGATTTTACCGGTCCCCGTAAATATGATGAAGCCACTGGCTATCGTTCAAAATCCATGCTGGTTATTCCCATGCGAAACCATGAGAACGACATAATTGGTGTACTTCAGCTTCTGAATGCTCAGGATATCGCTGCGGGCGGCTGCATAACCGAGTTCTCTGATGACCGGGTGGTGCTGGTCGCCTCCCTGGCCTCACAGGCGGCAGCAGCCCTGACCAAAACGCGTTTGATTAAGGACCTGAAGGACCTCTTTTACGCCTTCATCAAGAGCATCGCTAACGCCATTGAAGAAAAGTCCCCGTATACCGGTGGTCATATTAACCGCGTGGTGGACATCTCCATGATGATTGCCCGCAGGATCAATGAAATTGATGATGGTCCATTCTCGGAAGTACATTTCAACGAGGATGAACTGGAGGAGCTCAAGCTCTCGGCTTGGCTGCATGATATTGGCAAGATCATCACTCCCGAATGGGTTGTGGACAAGGCCTCCAAGCTCCAAACCATCTACGATCGTGCGGAGCTGGTTGCCCTGCGTTTCGATTTGATCTCCAAATGTATTGAAACAGAGTGTCTGGCCTCCAAGGCAGAGCAGTTAGCGTTGGGTGCTGGGCCGCAAGCTCTAGCTGAGACGGATGCTCGGTGTGCCGATGCTCTGCAGGAGCTTTCAGAAGAGCGCGCTTTCGTGATGTCGTGCAACGAACCTGGCGAGTTCATGAGTGACGAGCGCATCGAGCGGCTCAAGGGTATTGCGACCAAGACCTATGAGGTGAATGGGGAAGAGCGCCCCTATTTGACCGAGAATGAGCTTTTGAACCTGTGCATCCGCAAGGGAACCCTCACTGGCAGTGAGCGGGAGATCATCGAGGATCATGCGTCCATGACGGGAACCATGCTTTCCGAACTTCCGTTCCCCAAGAAATTGTCGCGTGTACCGGAATATGCCAGCAGCCATCATGAGAAACTGGACGGCTCGGGCTATCCCCAAGGTCTCAAGGACGATGATCTGCCTCTGCAGGCCCGCATCATGGCTGTGGCCGACATCTTTGAAGCCCTCACGGCCAAGGATCGGCCTTACAAGAAGCCCATGCCGCTATCTCAGGCCGTCAAAATTCTCGGGTTCATGAAAAAGGATCGGCATATTGATCCAGAAGTTCACGATTTGTTTCTGTCATCAGGGCTGTTCAGAGAATACGCCGAAATGGAACTCAACCCGGATCAGTTCGATGAAGTCGATGTCCCACCGGATCTGACCATGCGCACGGTCTTGATTGCCGGGGTGGGAGACTTTGAAGCATTGACCGAGCGGCTATTGACCTGGGGTGCTGATCTGGAGCTGGAGCCATCCTTGGGCAAGGCCGAATTGGCAACAATCGAGGCCTATGGCACCTGCAAGCCTTACCGCATCGTCTTTATCCCTGCTGATGACCAGGGCTGGAAGCTGGTTAGTCAATTGGTGGATAACGAAGGTTTTCCCATGCATAGCCTGGTGATGTTTTCGGATGCGCCCGACGACGAGGATAGGCTGTATGCACAGACCTTGGGCTTGGCTGGCGTCATCGCATTGCCCGCACAGGAGCAGGAGCTCAGTGCCGTGGCCTTCTCCATCGTTAACGGGCATCGGTACAGCGAGGGGGTTAACCCCGCCCTGTGCCTGATGGGCAAGGCGCGCCTGCGTGCGAAGAACGAGGATGGCGGACCGTCCATTCTGGTGGTGGATGATTCCGCGAATACCAGAATGTTGGTCAAATACTATCTGGCGGACAAGCACTATAGGTTGGCCTTTGCCGAAAATGGGCGAGGCGGGGTGGAGGCCTATACCAAGAGCCATTTCGATATGGTGATTATGGGCACCCATCTGACGGGTATGGATGGCTTTGCGGCGGCCCGGGCCATTCGCAACTGGGAAGGCGAAAGCAAGACTCAGCCCGTTCCCTTATTGGCCATTACTGCTCACTATATTCCAGACGATGGTCAGCGAAGTTTGGACGCGGGATATACTGACTATATCGAGCGTCCATTTACCAAGCCCAAGTTGCTCAAGCTGGTGGAACAATATATACGTTAG
- a CDS encoding tetratricopeptide repeat protein, whose protein sequence is MILTVLVGSGVFFIQQEVQKIPIPVAPDMPLAKSQTMQGRQQAVDLIMEGKVGEAESETVEQAQLAPKPRPAPIVRQRLYRDVQKQDRKIDLSKPTKALETHFAQKARKNENVLALERKLVQASKSGDLTQSKQLLSSMSVEIGKKESASKYKWEGYLALQEKRYADAENFFRRAVAIRTTDYVSNINLVYALLGQGKRQDAVRIYRQLIDRYPMNERVQKLGKSLGEL, encoded by the coding sequence TTGATCTTGACCGTCCTTGTCGGTTCCGGTGTCTTCTTTATCCAACAGGAAGTGCAGAAGATACCAATTCCGGTTGCTCCAGATATGCCTCTGGCTAAATCCCAAACCATGCAGGGACGTCAGCAGGCAGTGGATCTGATCATGGAAGGTAAGGTTGGCGAAGCGGAATCTGAGACTGTGGAGCAGGCTCAGCTTGCACCTAAGCCTCGACCGGCTCCAATCGTGCGCCAGCGTTTGTATCGCGACGTGCAGAAGCAGGATCGCAAGATTGACCTGAGCAAGCCCACCAAGGCGTTGGAAACGCACTTTGCGCAGAAGGCCCGCAAGAACGAGAACGTTTTGGCGCTGGAGCGGAAATTGGTTCAGGCTTCGAAGTCGGGTGATCTGACCCAGTCCAAACAGCTCTTGTCTTCCATGTCCGTTGAAATCGGCAAGAAGGAAAGTGCTTCCAAGTATAAATGGGAAGGGTATCTGGCTCTTCAGGAGAAACGCTACGCAGATGCGGAGAATTTCTTCCGTCGTGCAGTGGCTATTCGAACAACGGATTATGTTAGTAACATCAACTTGGTATATGCCCTGCTTGGGCAGGGTAAGCGACAGGACGCTGTTCGAATTTATCGTCAGCTGATTGATCGCTACCCCATGAATGAACGTGTGCAGAAACTGGGCAAGAGCCTGGGCGAACTGTAG
- the mshL gene encoding pilus (MSHA type) biogenesis protein MshL encodes MRRSIVFLGLFVMSLGLAACQNPGKMLESELEYDSLYKQLRKEDEQFVKMRAMEQQIEQSQNEVDDLIEPVLPAYNPLEDTTISISVQQETIHNILYIVARNSGLNLVIEPGIELDKRVTISFEDASSALVVEKLLQAYDLAWEVTENILYVQQFAEQTFKLDFVNAQTEVETNSGGDIFGSALTGSGDLAGQFSMSTAMGGEFDDASLYGQILQSVDSILSEESAFGEQTAAGDEPENPGYFALDPLTGTLYVRSSPGKIKAVAKLLNNLKSKLSKQVVIDARIMEVRLSDNFQFGIDFNWVAERMSLGDGTTTLSLLQRGSTAIGARTFADNQTVATVTGFTRGDDSFNAAIEAMQTFGGVKVVANPHVRAKHAQPALFTSGSSYQYVSEISRDVDDTGAITYTTTTANVFDGVMLGVMAYISDDDKIDMQIFPIKSEVETASLELVEVTNAGDKITLPQVDVKTVNTTVRVKDGDTIILGGLIDKSTSKSDNGIPVMSDIPVLGWLFKTRTDNDAVRELVIVMQVRVVK; translated from the coding sequence ATGCGCAGGTCAATCGTTTTTCTTGGACTTTTTGTGATGTCACTGGGCCTTGCCGCCTGTCAGAATCCGGGCAAAATGCTTGAGAGTGAGCTCGAATACGATTCGCTCTACAAGCAATTGCGCAAAGAGGACGAGCAGTTCGTCAAAATGCGCGCCATGGAGCAGCAGATTGAGCAGTCCCAGAACGAGGTCGATGACCTCATTGAACCGGTACTGCCTGCTTACAATCCGCTGGAGGATACGACGATATCCATCAGCGTACAGCAGGAAACCATTCACAATATTCTGTACATCGTGGCGCGTAACTCCGGCCTGAACCTGGTCATTGAGCCGGGTATCGAACTGGATAAACGCGTAACGATCAGCTTTGAGGATGCATCCAGTGCTCTGGTTGTCGAGAAATTGCTGCAGGCCTATGATCTGGCCTGGGAAGTGACGGAAAATATTCTGTACGTGCAGCAGTTTGCAGAGCAGACCTTTAAGTTGGACTTCGTTAATGCGCAAACCGAGGTTGAAACCAATTCTGGTGGCGATATCTTTGGCAGTGCCTTAACTGGGTCTGGTGATTTGGCTGGACAGTTCTCCATGTCTACGGCCATGGGGGGCGAATTCGATGATGCATCTCTGTATGGACAGATATTGCAAAGCGTAGACTCGATTCTGTCTGAGGAAAGTGCTTTTGGAGAGCAGACTGCGGCAGGTGATGAACCTGAAAACCCTGGTTACTTTGCCTTGGACCCGTTGACCGGAACTTTGTACGTCCGTTCTTCTCCTGGTAAAATCAAGGCTGTTGCCAAGCTGCTTAACAACTTGAAGTCCAAGCTCTCGAAGCAGGTTGTCATCGATGCCCGAATCATGGAAGTTCGTCTTTCGGATAACTTCCAGTTTGGTATCGACTTTAACTGGGTCGCTGAGCGCATGTCGCTTGGTGATGGTACGACCACCCTGTCGCTCCTTCAGCGCGGGTCCACGGCGATTGGTGCCCGGACTTTTGCGGACAATCAGACCGTAGCCACGGTTACCGGGTTTACCCGAGGTGATGATTCCTTCAACGCTGCCATCGAAGCTATGCAAACGTTTGGTGGTGTAAAGGTTGTGGCAAACCCGCACGTTCGTGCCAAGCATGCTCAGCCTGCGCTGTTCACTTCCGGCAGTTCCTATCAGTATGTCTCGGAAATCAGCCGCGATGTGGATGACACAGGTGCTATTACATACACCACAACGACAGCTAACGTGTTTGACGGTGTCATGCTTGGTGTCATGGCTTACATCAGTGATGATGATAAGATCGACATGCAGATCTTCCCCATCAAGAGTGAGGTTGAAACTGCTAGTCTTGAACTGGTGGAAGTGACCAATGCCGGTGATAAGATCACGCTGCCTCAGGTTGACGTGAAAACGGTCAATACAACTGTGCGGGTAAAAGACGGAGATACTATCATTCTTGGTGGTTTGATCGACAAATCAACCAGCAAGTCTGACAATGGCATTCCTGTCATGTCTGACATCCCTGTGCTGGGATGGCTGTTCAAGACCAGGACGGACAATGATGCAGTTCGCGAACTGGTTATTGTCATGCAAGTCAGGGTGGTGAAATGA